TTTGATTACCAATAATGTTAATTcgaaattctctagaaatctaCGTCACAGCCCCCTCCGAGACGGCCGGACCGATTATGTTTTCAGGACATCTTCAGATTGGCCCAGCCGGTGATCCTATTCAGTAACGCTCGGGacaaagtcatcgtggcctaaagcagaagacgtccggtgcattcgtatctagcgatgcaacggtgtttgaatcccgcaggcgggtaccaatttttctaatgaaatacgtacttaacaaatgttcacgattgacttccacggtgaaggaataacagagtgtaataaaaatcaaacccgcaaaattataatttgcgtaattactggtggtaggatgtcttgtgagtccgcatgggtatgtaccacaaccctgcctatttctgccgtgaagtagtaatgcgtttcggtttgaagggtgaggcagccgttgtaactatactgagaccttagaacttatatctcaaggggctccagtgaccgcttaacaccaggtgggccgtgagctcgtccaccaacctaagcaattaaaaaaaaatagaccgACCAGCCAAGCGGGCCAATAGTTAGAAACCTAACCAATAATATTACAAAGTATTTACTACCTCCATTTTGATTGGGATCAACTCCGGAGTTGACTACAGTAGTACTTACATTCGCCACGGAACAATAGGTGATGTAAGCACACGTTACTTGGCAATACTCACACATTGCTGGTCACGTAGCGAATATGTTTCTCAATTTGAAGTATTTATTGCCTTTAATGTATTGCAATTATCACGTCGACTTATTCCAAGCTTTGGTCTACGCCTTATATTGTTCATGATAAGCTCTTCTGTCTGCCTCTCAACTGttttatatttcattcaaaTCATGAACGTCTGCGGTGCCCGGCACAGCTATACACTTGTCTACCCGCTGGAGACCCCTTTCAAAGTTGGTTTCAAGAAAGACATGTCTAATGGAGGGCGTAAATTTTACAGGCTAATGGTGGCAAAAATGATTACCTTAAAACGCATCGGCGGTAAACGCAGTAGTCCCAGACGATCCGACTCTGATCTGTTTTAttataaagatttatttattgcttaggtagatCACGAACTCatggcccacccggtgttaagtggttaccggagcctatagacatctacaacgtaaatgccgccacccaccttgtaatatgagttctaaggtttcaatatAGTACAACGTTCTTGGCTGTAAAGCTGACCTTGATTACAAACTCGATCAGTTGAAGGTCCGCCCTACTGCTGGCATAACCTATAATTATAAGAACGGCGTGCTTAAGTGCTCTCAATGCGCAAGGAGTTTTGCCGCGAAGATAGGCTACATCAtcatagtacaacggctgccccacccttcaaaccgaaacgcattactgcttcacggcataaataggcagggtggtgattcctacccgtgcggactcaaaagacgtcctaATATCAGCAACGAATGTTTGGTATCATCATCTGAGCATGTCCACTGCCGAACAAAGGCCTATCCAATTGATCTCCAATGTGGTCAGTCCGTTGCCACTTGCATCCAAAgtgacccagcgattttcaCTGGATTGAATGGCCGATGGACCTGAAAGATCCTCGAGCGGAGACCACGTACCGGCAAGCGTGTCGGTCAAGAGTCACCTATCAGATGTTTGATATGCACTATTACACCAACATATTTATTGAGGcgtagatatttattttacccGTGTCTACTAAACagacaacaaaaaaatcaacaacAAAAGACAGTCAAAAAATAAATGTCTTAATTCTCTGCTccaaacagttttgtttttattgaaataaatacataaatattattcaaCTAAAGTAACTTAAAATATCCACTAATTCTATTGCCCTTTGATTCCAATATTTCTTAACCCCGGCTTATAGCCTAAGCTTTTGGATATTAAACCTTCAGAGGCACTAAAAGCTCCGTTGGAACGTTTGTGATTAACTGCAGCCGATCCCGCATTTGAGAAGTCACTCAAAAGCACAGCATTTCCGCAAAACGGGGTATTCCCTCCAGCCGCAGCTCCTCCGTCAATTGATAAGCTCTCTGACAATATTGACAGGCCAGTTGGTGCTATTGGTGAAGCGCTTGTGACGGTCAGTCCTCCGCCTTTGGCAGCGGCTAAGCCCGATCCAGGAGTTATGACTGAGGCTGGACCCCCGATGCCAATACCAAAGCCACTATAATTAGGTGAAAGACGTTCTTTTGCAAATTTCCCTTCATGTCCTGGAGAAAAAGTACCGTGGCGCTGACACGATATTGCCTGTAACAAGATAAGGCAGTTTAAGGGTTTGTGGATAAATTACTGGTACAAGTGAGCAGAGAAGATAACGGTTTGTGGATGATGAGGTAGGGAACTTCAAAGACCTCTTGTGTTGGAAAAAATACAGAATTTGATTGCTTTGAAAAGAAAGGGTTTGGCCGATGACATAAGCCAGatttgcataaaaaaaaatattgcttacatggctgaatgagcttacagcccaccattaagtggttaccagagcccatagacatctacaaggtaaatgacgtaacccaccttgagatatgacttctaaggtctcagtacagttacatattttttttgcttacatacATTGCATACAATTTACCTCTAATTAGCAATAATAGgggccaattttttttatttattacctttgaAAGATTGTAAATGTTATCATTACGGCTAACGCAATTAACGCCTCGTGTCTgcagttttcaaattaaattaattaacaatacaGATACATTAAAACGCAGGTGCGTATATTGTTgataatattaacataataagTCACGTTCGGCTGTATAAACGTTACGCAAACATTACGAATTTTATCGTTAACATATTATGATTACGGAGcaaattattaagtaaaataacaaaaaaaaacaaaatgtgtgcaattcacacgtggtagaagtgaaaccttccaaaattaaaatacaattatcctaaacgtcttaagtatatgtaaaattttgtcattagcaAATAAtcgtaaggtagcgccctctgtgaattgatattttaatttcacgtatatgtaatcctaaattaaaattcactacaagagctttcatacacacgttagtattaaaaaatctcacaggtggcgctgtattaaattgtatgtatatttctgtctcattctttgctggcttcatcctacacatttttgtatttgtgtctcttacctgtcgttttttccgttgaatccggtttgaaatcacaacgattcgaaagaagttttcacttaaaaaaaattttttttgacttTTATTGACCACTGTGTTTaaggcgagttttttaactttctcgatagcgtaaaagttagctcatatttgtatcgaatgggatcgtttgcgtacgtttgccgctaggggcgctgttccaactgcatacaaaattgggttaactttcacgctgtcgagaacgttaaaaaactcacactaagcactcAGTTGCATTATAAGGTGCAATTTTTGGGTCTATACCAGTCTTTGCAGGCGATACCGGGTCCCGACGTATGTGTTAAAAGATTCTTTTCCAAAGCATCTACTGCTGTCAATTTTTTTCCTTGCCTATTCTTTGGTAGCTTAAgaagctattccagttacgtccGGGTGGgtagatgaactcacagcccacctggtgttaagtggttactggagcccatagacgtaaatgcaccacccaccttgagatataagttctaaggtctcaagtaatttttataaatacctGTGTTCTTTCGCTCAAAACGGGAGGCGACTATGTCCAGATTTCTATGGGCATGAGTCATATTCAAAAACGGTCCTTTGTGAGGTTTATCATGTGCCATACGCACTGCAAAGAATTCCGATCTTGCCTCGAAAAACCTCAAACGCACTGGCTTTGTACAAAAATTGTCCCGCAATTAACGTGCTAGATTACGACAGACTTCGCTCCGTCACGCCTAAAAACGTGCTGGGCCTTGTGACCGAAGCTATGAAGCTATCCGCTcgtgaaattttaaaacaatacgaCATTTTTACTTACTCGAAGAAGAAAACTTGATGGCAATTTAGAAAAGAAAACGCGACTTAACGCAAATTCTTAACACGTGACATCATTCGTGACCAAAATAAGCTACACTTAAGATACAATAACTTAGTCACGTGTCAATAAAGTATTCAAAtcgttttatttgattttgaaattatttaaaatctgaACATTTAATGCAATGCATTATATTATTGTGCAATACAATGCAATATAATACAACGCAAATGTaatgttgaagtcgtcgtggcctacaggataagacgtccggtgcattcgtgtgtagcaatgcaccggtgttcgaatcccgcaggcgggtaccaatttttctaatgaaatacgtactcaacaaatgttcatgattgacttccacggtgaaggaataacatcgtgtaataaaaatgaaatccgcaaaattataatttgcgtaatcactggtggtaggacctcttgggagtccgcacgggtaggtaccaccaccccacctatttccgctgtgaagcagtaatgcgtttcggttcgaagggtgaggtaaccgttgtaactatactgaaaccttagaacttatatctcaaggtgggtggcgcatttacgtggtaggtgtctatgggctccagtaatcacttaacaccaggtgggctgtgagctcgtccacccatctaagcaataaaaaataaaaaaaaatgttggaaCTAGTTAGTTTTAAAACTTTAGTCCCTTtttgaataaacaaaatgtgCAGTTTTGTCTCGTTCCCAGCTTGGCTAGTGaaccatatttttttcttgtggTTAAGGACATGAGAATATTCAGACACGAGTCAACACCGATCTATATCTTAACATGGTAGAGGATATCTTTTACTATGACAAAAAAACCTCCTTTTTATTAAAGGATATTAAAAAAGACACGGTccttttttcattttaagaacCTATGTTATCAAACAATATACGCTTGGAGggttacgacaaagggaagatagaccgacggtccaaatgttgttgttcggaacttgtatatatctatctatattatatattatatatgtcgatattgaagcaactgggcatcaaaatcagactgtctactgtatgtctgaagcggatcctcgaatattttggtcacattgcgaggaaagacggcgataacctggaaaaacttatgatcacagggaaagttgaaggcaacagatctagaggccgcagccagactcgttggtccgatcagatccgcaccgctttggacagtacagtgtacagcgcgctgcatgacgccgtggacaggggaaagtggaaaaagatcttaagattgaagctcatgggtgatggtggtcacgaccctcagacatgaggaacacgactcgaggaggaggaggattaGCTTATCTTGGaaaggaatggcgacgtctggtcaaacgcaccaccacccgaaaaggtgaccacgaccactctgccaagagtgcaaacgGATGAGATGagcttatcttaaaaatattgtaagcgaaattcaggcatcaatcaaatatcttgtgttgtatgatagcCACCGTCACATATGTATTTCCATGATTGTCTCGCATGGTCTTATCACGGAATAAATGATAATACTTCTAGTAGCATGTGTTTACTTTAGCATTACCGTTACTATTACTTAGTTagtacaattaaaataactagaggtcccgcagtagtccgaatttcgactataattaattggaattgcaagtttgtacactattatgattgtattttatacttctataatcacaaatttcgccaaggctacactataaaaaatattaacaaagacaaacaatatttaatctattctcaatttgacaacggacgtcaagaacaaaagtttgacaataaatagtatatgcatgcgtgtgtgcgtcaaatacatgatatgtagtgtgtgtaatattttctttattgatttaatgtatcttttatgcattatttaaaaaaaaaaaatttagcattgtgcacttcttctctatattctctataagtgtggaaaatttcatactcctccgtccacgcgattttcgtaaaatgggatacaaagtttttgcttcacgtattaatatatagatatttaccTGAACCGCCAGCAAAACCAATACGAAACACAGATACATCCTTAGAATCTAAAAATAAACttcattcattaaaattaatctcTCAGTTTTATATAGATGCAATTTTAACGTAGGTTATTTCGTCATTCACAATCAAAGACGATTCGATTgtgattttattgttttaatatcgaTACCGTGATACGGTTACATAATTCTGATAAAATTTTAAGCCGAACGATAATGCAATCAATAGTACCTTTATATAAAAACCGTATCATTGATTCTAAGCGAATTATCAGTGTGGTTTCCTCTTTCACATTCAACATGTCTTCCGTTATCAGACCATTCgtggttttattttcaattcatgttagtatttttctttttattatctaAGATCTATTTAATGAGATTCTACGTCTCATCATGATTGACACTAGACAATGATTAATTAATCGTCCGGTTTTGATATCGACTGTGACATTTGTAAGTGCGAAGCGCTTTTGGCGTGCATCCGACCGGTGtggtaattttgaatataatacattagtaaaatcaatataaaattacTCGTTACACGTGGGGATTTTGTAAATGTCTGACAGTACGTGTAAAGGCTTTAAGATCATTAGTCATTCTCAAATAAATTCAAAGGTATCccaattttttaagttttgcaAGATAGAACAATGCCCTGATTGTaaatgattaccgtcgcccatggaaacCGGTAAAACCAGGGTAACTAAGCTTCTTTGACGTCTTTGGAAGAAGATCTATTGCTAGAAGGATACACTGCTACGACTAAACAGCTTTTCAGATGGAACATAGCTGCGTgaaggtacaaaaaaaaattccactTCGATAACGAAGAATAATGACTCAAATATTCTAATAACTCATACGTTTTGGTAATGCATTATCGAAGTCAATTAACGTTTTGTGAAAAAGTTAATTgcatttatctattttattactCTCGAAGTTCCGTGTTTTTGCCATTCCGatagatttaaaatattcaagttaattaactaatgatattttataattaattattgttcaGGGGCACGGATAAGTAAGTACATTAGACGGCTTTGTTGTTCAATGGATACTTTACTTTGGGTACACCTACAGAGACGATTGATTGGACCTTTGGTTTCCTTCAAGGTGACCTTAGCTGACCAAGCTGTGTAGGAATAAAGGTTTCTAAAAATGCTATCTCCAAAGTCTACTTTAGCTGCAAGAACAGCGGGAGCGGATGAATCAAAAACGCAAATTCTCACAACAGTTACACCTAACTCATTACATTCATTTTCATTACACCAAAACCAATGTAATATCTGGATTTAATTTTGTAGAGAATCGTAAATTCTACCAAAATTCCAATAGTCCCATTCCAAAAATTCATAAAAAGTATCCAAaccttgttttttatttgaattttaggTTGTCTTCGGCCAAGTTACCGGGCAAAGTCCAATAAACCCAATTGGTTTGGTTAACGGCCTTGGGTATGGTCTAACGAACGGTTTGGGTCACGGATACACTAACGCTCTTTCTGGTGGGGGCCTTAATGGTGGACTAGGGGGATCCGGAATAATTGGATCCGGTATTGGTGAGTTTTTTTGTTGACAAAAGCTTGTAGAATCCAtttaattactacaatattgtaTCCGTAGATCCGTTTGCAATTAAAATATTGTGTGGGAATGACTTTTTAACGTATTTTTTCTTTCAGGCGGTGCAAATTTAGCAGGCGGAATCGCCGGACCCGGTTTTACAGGTATACCACCGGGCTTCATCAATCAAAACCTTCAAGGATATCCGGCGCAGGCTATCAGTGGCCTCTACGGCGGAGTAGGAAACGGGGACTTGAAGGTAGCCGGGGAATTACCTGTAGCAGGATCGACTGCTGTCACCGGTCAAGTTCCAGTGGTCGGCAGCGTGCAGTTTGGTGGTGATATAAAAGCTGGTGGAGTAGTCACCATCAGTGGCACTTGTGGTTGTGGATATTAAGTTTTAGTGGATTTAGTCCTTAATGcttttagatatttatttaaagataatATTATTGAAGTCTAAGTAGTAATACTTTTGTAGAGCAAGcaagaataaaatttaagttaattGCATGGTTTCATTAAAAATGGATGTTAGTGTATATATCGCTAACCAAAATAGAGTCAATCGTCAACAAAAAAGCACAGTAGTACTTAAATTAACAAGCTTAGCTAAGTGTTTACACAAAAATAGCGTACCCGCGATGTGATTTAAGTGTACCAGAAATATGCTATATCAAAATTTTTTGctcattattttaaagaaattttcaaaaaattgtTGGTTATTCCCTGGACCGCACGCCCCACCAATGTATCCATCCTAGCTCAGCTCAAACTCCGgactagactctccaccatttgcctgcgaaggattcttgaatactttggccacattgcaaggaaagacagtgacaactgggagaaattggtggtcactggaaaggtcgagggcaagcgaccaagaggcaggagctcgacccgttggacggaccagattcgtgcagcccttgatacaacagtgcacgatgctctgcattcagctgcagataggaacagatggcggtgcattataaaaaacgAACTGTTTCAAGGTcctgaccacgaccctcagtaatgaggaaaccgacgcaaggaggaagaGGAGTTGGGCTGCTGCATTATGACGTTTAGTGTTAAGTTAGCGCTGGTTTTGCGCATTCAATGTGTGAGCTCCAACTATATTTGGACTAAACAAAACAATTGTGTTTTACATCATAGATTTAGCAGGATTTTCGGTTACAACGCTATCCGAAAAATACgcttatttatgttttatttcaattaaacgaacttattataaatttgtatttgtgtaattattttagttattcaATGTTGTTCTAATTTGATGTTAATGAAAATGGAGTTTACCGCGTTCAGAATCGAGATCTTTGAACCCGTTAAGTTCATCTAAGACATACGTTTCCATAAAATGCAGCTATTATCAAACTCAAAAGTAAATGGAaatctctatttttttttattgcttagatgggtggacgagctcacagcccccctggtgttactggagcccatagacatctacaacgtaaatacgctacctaccttgagacataagttcaaGTTAcaacttacaacggctgccccacccttcaaaccgaaacgcattactgcttcacggcaaaaataggcagggtggtggtctaagatctcagtatagcttacaacggctgccccaccctttcaaaccgaaaggcattactgcttccggggcagaaataggtagggttatggtacctacccgtgctggctcacaagaggtcctaccaccggtaattaaaATGTGGCAGTACCTATCAtagaatacaagatatttgacagctgcctgaatctcgctaacgacaatGTCAAaataagcttacatatatacaagttccgaacaaagACATTCGGACCGTCAATTTACAGAGCAATGTCACTCGCTCGATGGAACACCTTCCCCTTGTCATTAACCccataaaatataatgttggagacagtcattagtttggtagctaaacgaaaggCAGCACGATtgccgagagatggcagcacgattgcggtattgTCGGAACTccgctaacttcgtgctacgacagagcctagccgatggaggcgcatagacgccattacacacttaccaaccagccttcttgaagagcagTGCCTAAGttctaagaactgtcattcgttttcatttgctaacgtcaagggaagatttctaaattggtCTAAGAAAACAAACGTTgctgtactcaatatttcttttAGCttgatcaccctattcgcctcTACGATGTCTGATGATGATGTTTATAATtatggcttctccgacatacaTAACTATTTATGTATGTCTATGCTAAGTGTGTTTTGTTGCTTCTCAAAAATGTTATGAATTAGAGACTCAGACATAAATCTTTTGTGATAAAAGTTGCGATTAATACAGAGACCGCTGAGAAATTGCATTTATATCATAAGCTTGGTAGTAGGATGTCTTGTAAATCTgcccgggtaggtactaccaccctgcctgtttctgtcgtgaagcagtaatgcgtttcggtttgaagggtgggcagccgttgtactgtaaaaaagctcggtcatcgttctcgtcgaacccgtcacttgcgatcAGGAGCTCGGCAAGtaagttaacccacagacacagcccactgagtttctcgccggatcttctcagtgggccgcgttttcgatcccgtggtagattctgcaaagcacttgtcttactagggttagtgttagcaacgtcgtcaagagCTCCGTGTTGTGTTGAGCTGTGTTCAtaagttagtttactcgccgaccCCTtagtcacaagcgacgggttcgacgagaacgatgaccggtacttgaggtacctaaaagcaccgatagagGATCGAGATGATCCGAAGACAGTTAAGAGcgaaattttaaagttaaatcaAACTTCAATCGAGCAGCTATGCCGACAATTTCGTTGGTCTGGTATTAATTGGCTTGtggaattcaatttttttatttaaatcattgaATATAGCCATAATACGATTCGGAAAATGAGCTGTCTTAACGCAATTCGTCGGTATTGCCAAAAGCcttgaaaaaatatcaaaacacaACCAGTTCTGGAAAGAAAAAGATTCATATTTCGTTTATCATACACTAAATTATCTCATACGATTAAAACTAAGGTatcttttttgttgaatttcaacaatgaaataatttaacaatgCAAATTAACAACTTTTATTATTCGACTTTATTCTTTATACATTTTTTCTCATGTCTCAACACTGAACATGTTATATCAAAATTTCCAAACAACTAATAAAATTGCCTACCACAGCCGCAATTACCACCGCGTCCACCATACCCCAGAGGAAGGTTGGTGAGGCCGAAGTCATTACCGCATTCGTAGGTGACCTTTCCGTAGCCAGAGGTGGGAAACTGGCCTTCCACAGCAACGGTGGCTGAAAATGGAACTCTTCCCTGGATACAGACAGGACCTTCGATGATCAGGTTGTCCGAGCAGATGGTCATGCCAGGTTGTGGTAGATTGACAGAAGATGGGAAGTTCCCGTTGCATGGTGAAATAGATCCGTAGCCAACGCACTGGCTTGATATTGTctgaaaagtaaaataattagtaGTAAAACTGAACATTGAACTCTGCCAATGCCGGTCCAAAGCCCGGATGAAAAAAGAGGAGGGTTAAATTAGAGTTCGACTTTTCCTTCATAAAACAGTCAACGTTAGTCTGGCGGCGGTTAATTAGccggacccaaataaggcttcagcaACCTCGAAGAAcgaaatctcttccaaaagcctcatgaggccacgaCCACGCCACGACACGCTTTGAGGATTATCGACACCAGGAGGAGGATAtctcattaaattatttgtttaaatgaGTTGATGAACTGTAGATCCACCTGCCATTATCTTTCCATGTCGAATAGTTCATTAAAAATACCTAAGATGATGGATGGTAAGTACTTGTACAAGTTCGTATAATTGATACCACCAATACAGCTACAGGGAAAAGATAAGTAGAATGATTTGGAAAGCCGAAGATAATTGAGGCTGATGTCTGAAGTAACAGCTTTTGTTTCAGCAAAAATTGGTCAGTGTTTTATACAATAGAAAGGTACCTGCTCTTGCATTTGCATAGATCGGTTGACGAGATAAGTGGTCATCGGAGACCACGAATCCTGATTGTGggacacccaccttgatatataatgTAGAAGTCTCTTTCAGCATAGTCCCagcattaattacgcaaatttaaaatttccctCAACATGCCTTTTCGTAGACAGTGCTGTTTAGAATTACTCGAGTGATTTCTAAAGAATAATTCCTTTTATTGCCATCAAACCACACGCTAGCAGAGCAGAATTTAACTCTGCTACACGGAAACTTCTCTAATATGTGTTTTCAAAGGTCATTTTTAAGTGAAAAATGGCCATACAGCTAGtgctattttttgttattgcttaggttggtggacaagttcacagcccaccgggcattaactggttattggagcccatagacatcgacaaagccgccgccatccaccttgagatatgagttctaaggtctcagtatagttacaacagctttcccacccttcaaaccgaaacgcattactgcctcacgcgTCCTAAcacccgtaattacgcaaatcatagttttttaatttttttttattgcacgatgttattccttcaccgtggaaatcaatcttgaacatttgataagtacgtatttcattaaaaa
This Bombyx mori chromosome 2, ASM3026992v2 DNA region includes the following protein-coding sequences:
- the LOC101740257 gene encoding chorion class B protein Ld34, translated to MYLCFVLVLLAVQAISCQRHGTFSPGHEGKFAKERLSPNYSGFGIGIGGPASVITPGSGLAAAKGGGLTVTSASPIAPTGLSILSESLSIDGGAAAGGNTPFCGNAVLLSDFSNAGSAAVNHKRSNGAFSASEGLISKSLGYKPGLRNIGIKGQ
- the LOC101740390 gene encoding chorion class A proteins Ld9 — translated: MSSVIRPFVVLFSIHVVFGQVTGQSPINPIGLVNGLGYGLTNGLGHGYTNALSGGGLNGGLGGSGIIGSGIGGANLAGGIAGPGFTGIPPGFINQNLQGYPAQAISGLYGGVGNGDLKVAGELPVAGSTAVTGQVPVVGSVQFGGDIKAGGVVTISGTCGCGY
- the LOC101740523 gene encoding chorion class B protein M2410-like produces the protein MSLRCVVFCISAFLIQTISSQCVGYGSISPCNGNFPSSVNLPQPGMTICSDNLIIEGPVCIQGRVPFSATVAVEGQFPTSGYGKVTYECGNDFGLTNLPLGYGGRGGNCGCGRQFY